The Streptomyces sp. NL15-2K genome contains a region encoding:
- a CDS encoding damage-control phosphatase ARMT1 family protein, with protein sequence MPDTPPAPVLLGNEPGSFPHGVLAERHPAIIRQVREAFPYGPEQHRALDALLASCTKGVIEPLPAEAHDRDRWKAWGMDAYTGRSWFDVPWLWSESHFYRRLLDAVGYFGPGPWQGIDPFRPFKLAELDSPETDEELAALDALADRPAGEQAEALLHGSLWGNRADLGFRLSDAGAEGRAAVPSLVADDSAALRPLLTGADTLCLIADNAGRELIPDLLLIAHLLAHGRIERAVLHVKPYPYYVSDATTADVVDALRRLVRAPGEAASYGRRLWDAMADGRLTVRAHPFSCAPLPYAEMPDDLREELAAATVTVVKGDLNYRRLVDDRRWPPTTPFAAVTGHFPGPVAALRTLKSDVITGLDAGTEAALVAAEGQRWRTGGTHALIQVRP encoded by the coding sequence ATGCCCGACACCCCGCCCGCCCCCGTGCTCCTCGGCAACGAACCCGGCTCCTTCCCCCACGGCGTGCTCGCCGAGCGGCATCCCGCCATCATCCGGCAGGTGCGGGAGGCCTTCCCGTACGGCCCCGAGCAGCACAGGGCCCTCGACGCGCTGCTCGCGAGCTGCACCAAGGGCGTCATCGAACCCCTGCCCGCCGAGGCGCACGACCGGGACCGCTGGAAGGCCTGGGGCATGGACGCGTACACGGGCCGGTCCTGGTTCGACGTGCCCTGGCTGTGGTCCGAGAGCCACTTCTACCGCCGGCTCCTCGACGCCGTCGGCTACTTCGGCCCCGGTCCCTGGCAGGGCATCGACCCCTTCCGCCCCTTCAAGCTCGCCGAGCTCGACTCCCCGGAGACGGACGAGGAGCTGGCCGCGCTCGACGCCCTGGCCGACCGGCCCGCCGGCGAACAGGCCGAGGCCCTGCTGCACGGCTCACTGTGGGGCAACCGCGCCGACCTCGGCTTCCGGCTCTCCGACGCCGGCGCCGAGGGCCGGGCCGCCGTCCCGAGCCTGGTCGCCGACGACAGCGCCGCCCTCCGGCCGCTCCTCACCGGCGCGGACACCCTGTGCCTGATCGCCGACAACGCGGGCCGCGAGCTGATCCCCGACCTGCTCCTCATCGCCCACCTCCTGGCCCACGGGCGTATCGAGCGGGCCGTCCTGCACGTCAAGCCGTACCCCTACTACGTCTCCGACGCCACGACCGCCGACGTGGTCGACGCGCTGCGCCGGCTGGTGAGAGCGCCGGGCGAGGCCGCGTCGTACGGCCGCCGCCTGTGGGACGCGATGGCCGACGGCCGCCTCACCGTCCGCGCCCACCCCTTCTCCTGCGCCCCGCTGCCGTACGCCGAGATGCCCGACGACCTCCGCGAGGAGCTCGCCGCGGCCACGGTGACCGTCGTGAAGGGTGACCTCAACTACCGCCGTCTCGTGGACGACCGCAGGTGGCCGCCGACCACGCCGTTCGCCGCCGTCACCGGCCATTTCCCAGGCCCGGTCGCCGCGCTGCGCACCCTGAAGTCCGATGTGATCACCGGCCTGGACGCCGGAACGGAGGCCGCGCTGGTCGCCGCCGAAGGACAGCGCTGGCGGACCGGCGGGACCCATGCGCTGATCCAGGTCCGGCCCTGA
- a CDS encoding endonuclease/exonuclease/phosphatase family protein, with protein MSHQDDQDRQHHHRGTLSRRTALAAFAGTALAGATALPASATGRPGRTVRFATFNASLNRGTQGALITDLSTPDNAQARNVAETIQRVDPDVLLVNEFDHDDRGTAASLFLRNYLAVGQNGARPVRFPYHFTGPVNTGVASGVDLDGKNGAVTTPGSDAYGQDAFGYGFFPGQYGMLVLSKYPIDTRAVRTFQHFLWRDMPGNVMPEGYYGDAARAVLRLSSKSHWDVPVRVGHESVHFLVSHPTPPTFDGPEDRNGRRNHDEIRLWADYIGGRRRGAYLYDDKGRRGGLRPGARFVIAGDLNADPYDGDSYDHAVRLLLDHPAVRLPATPPASAGGVEAARLQGGANASHQGDPAYDTSDFGDTAPGNLRVDHVIPSQGLVPGANGVFWPTSDDPLYRLVGNGTTVPTSDHRLVWQDIRLG; from the coding sequence ATGAGCCATCAGGACGACCAGGACCGCCAGCACCACCACCGCGGAACTCTCTCCCGTCGCACGGCACTTGCCGCCTTCGCCGGTACGGCACTGGCCGGCGCGACCGCACTCCCCGCGTCGGCGACCGGCCGGCCCGGGCGCACGGTCCGGTTCGCCACGTTCAACGCGTCCCTGAACCGCGGTACTCAAGGCGCGCTGATCACGGACCTGTCCACCCCGGACAACGCGCAGGCGCGCAATGTCGCCGAGACCATCCAGCGCGTCGACCCGGACGTCCTGCTGGTCAACGAGTTCGATCACGACGACCGCGGCACGGCGGCAAGCCTGTTCCTGCGCAACTACCTGGCGGTCGGGCAGAACGGCGCGAGGCCGGTCCGCTTCCCGTACCACTTCACCGGCCCGGTGAACACGGGCGTGGCGTCCGGTGTGGACCTCGACGGGAAGAACGGAGCGGTGACGACGCCCGGTTCGGACGCCTACGGCCAGGACGCGTTCGGATACGGCTTCTTCCCCGGGCAGTACGGCATGCTCGTGCTCTCCAAGTACCCGATCGACACCCGCGCGGTGCGTACCTTCCAGCACTTCCTGTGGAGGGACATGCCGGGCAACGTCATGCCCGAGGGCTACTACGGCGACGCGGCCAGGGCGGTCCTGCGGCTGTCCTCCAAGAGCCACTGGGACGTGCCGGTGCGCGTCGGCCACGAGAGCGTGCACTTCCTGGTGTCGCACCCGACGCCGCCCACCTTCGACGGCCCCGAGGACCGCAACGGCCGGCGCAACCACGACGAGATCCGGCTGTGGGCCGACTACATCGGCGGCCGTCGGCGCGGCGCCTATCTGTACGACGACAAGGGCCGGCGCGGCGGGCTGCGGCCCGGGGCGCGGTTCGTGATCGCGGGCGACCTGAACGCCGACCCGTACGACGGCGACAGCTACGACCACGCCGTACGCCTGCTGCTCGACCACCCGGCGGTGCGGCTGCCGGCCACGCCTCCGGCGAGCGCGGGCGGCGTGGAGGCGGCGCGGCTCCAGGGCGGCGCCAACGCCTCGCACCAGGGCGACCCGGCGTACGACACGTCCGACTTCGGCGACACCGCTCCCGGCAACCTGCGCGTCGACCACGTCATCCCCTCGCAGGGGCTCGTACCGGGCGCGAACGGCGTCTTCTGGCCGACGTCCGACGACCCGCTGTACCGGCTGGTCGGAAACGGCACGACGGTACCGACCTCGGACCACCGGCTGGTCTGGCAGGACATACGCCTCGGGTAA